The following are encoded together in the Clostridium sp. BJN0013 genome:
- the rpoC gene encoding DNA-directed RNA polymerase subunit beta', with translation MFELNNFDALQIGLASPEKIREWSRGEVKKPETINYRTLKPERDGLFCERIFGPQKDWECHCGKYKRIRYKGIVCDRCGVEVTKAKVRRERMGHIELAAPVSHIWYFKGIPSRMGLILDMSPRALEKVLYFASYVVLDPKETQLLKKQLLTEKEYREAVDKYGEQNFVASMGAESVKKLLEEIDLEQLSLVLKEDLKNSTGQKKVRIIRRLEVVESFRKSGNRPEWMVIDVIPVIPPDLRPMVQLDGGRFATSDLNDLYRRVINRNNRLKKLLDLGAPDIIVRNEKRMLQEAVDALIDNGRRGRPVTGPGNRPLKSLSDMLKGKQGRFRQNLLGKRVDYSGRSVIVVGPELKMYQCGLPKEMALELFKPFVMKKLVERGLAHNIKSAKRMVERVQAQVWDVLEEVISDHPVLLNRAPTLHRLGIQAFQPVLVEGRAIKLHPLSCTAYNADFDGDQMAVHVPLSVEAQSEARFLMLAAHNILKPSDGKPVVVPTQDMVLGSYYLTVEREGAKGEGRYFSSPDEVIMAYQLKQIDINAKIKVKITKNIEGKYISGIIDATAGKIIFNECVPQDLGFIDRSKPENEFKLEIDFLVAKKNLGKIINKCYMKHGATKTSIMLDKIKERGYHYSTISGITVSTSDMVVPEAKKRLLSESDAAVDKIEKMYRRGFISEDERYQRVIERWTKTTEDVADELMNNLDKFNPIFMMADSGARGSKSQIKQLAGMRGLMANPSGKIIELPIRASFREGLDVLEYFISTHGARKGNADTALKTADSGYLTRRLVDVSQDVIVREEDCGTYEGYDVSEIKEGNEVIESLSERLTGRYSAEDIINPNTHEIIVEKDTYMDSKLADRIEASGIKKVKIRSVFTCKSRHGVCSKCYGMNMATAQKIDIGESVGIIAAQSIGEPGTQLTMRTFHTGGVAGSDITQGLPRVEELFEARKPKGLAIVSEVSGTVKMEETKKKRSVSVITDSGEEVTYDIPFGSRIKVSNGDVISAGDEVTEGSVNPHDILRIKGVQGVKNYLLSEVQKVYRLQGVDINDKHLEVVIRQMTRKIKIEESGDTELLPGTMIDIFDFEEENARVEASGGNTAQGRVALLGITKAALATESFLSAASFQETTRVLTDAAIKGKVDPLLGLKENVIIGKLIPAGTGMTRYRSIKINTEGEVLENQSKNQLEA, from the coding sequence TTGTTTGAATTAAATAACTTTGATGCACTTCAAATAGGCTTAGCTTCACCAGAAAAAATAAGAGAATGGTCGAGAGGTGAGGTGAAAAAACCTGAAACAATAAATTACAGGACACTAAAACCTGAGAGAGATGGACTGTTCTGTGAGAGAATTTTTGGACCTCAAAAGGATTGGGAATGTCACTGTGGTAAGTATAAAAGAATTAGATATAAAGGTATAGTTTGCGATAGGTGTGGTGTAGAAGTAACTAAGGCAAAAGTAAGACGTGAGAGAATGGGGCATATTGAACTGGCGGCTCCAGTATCTCATATATGGTATTTTAAGGGAATACCATCTCGTATGGGACTTATTCTTGATATGTCTCCGAGGGCCTTAGAAAAGGTGTTGTATTTTGCATCTTATGTTGTTTTAGATCCAAAAGAAACTCAATTATTAAAAAAACAATTGTTAACTGAAAAAGAGTATAGGGAAGCTGTAGATAAATATGGGGAACAAAATTTTGTAGCTAGTATGGGGGCAGAGTCTGTTAAAAAACTTTTAGAGGAAATAGATCTTGAACAGTTATCTTTAGTATTAAAAGAGGATTTAAAGAATAGTACAGGACAAAAGAAAGTAAGAATAATAAGAAGATTAGAAGTTGTTGAATCTTTTAGAAAATCAGGAAATAGACCTGAATGGATGGTTATAGATGTAATTCCTGTTATACCACCTGATTTAAGACCTATGGTTCAATTAGATGGAGGAAGATTTGCAACTTCGGATTTAAATGATCTTTACAGGAGAGTTATAAATAGAAATAATAGACTTAAAAAATTATTGGATTTAGGGGCGCCAGATATAATAGTAAGAAATGAAAAAAGGATGCTTCAAGAGGCAGTAGATGCTCTTATAGATAACGGAAGAAGGGGAAGACCAGTAACTGGACCTGGAAATAGGCCATTAAAATCTTTGTCAGATATGTTGAAAGGTAAGCAAGGAAGGTTTAGACAAAATCTACTTGGGAAACGTGTTGACTATTCAGGGCGTTCTGTTATAGTAGTTGGTCCAGAACTTAAGATGTATCAATGTGGACTGCCTAAAGAAATGGCACTTGAGCTTTTTAAACCTTTTGTGATGAAGAAGTTAGTTGAAAGAGGATTAGCGCATAATATTAAAAGTGCAAAAAGAATGGTAGAACGGGTTCAAGCTCAAGTTTGGGATGTATTAGAAGAAGTAATATCCGATCATCCGGTACTTTTAAATCGTGCTCCTACACTTCATAGATTAGGGATACAGGCATTTCAACCTGTACTTGTAGAGGGTAGAGCTATAAAACTTCATCCATTATCCTGTACAGCATATAATGCTGATTTTGATGGAGACCAGATGGCAGTTCATGTTCCGTTGTCTGTGGAAGCTCAATCGGAAGCTAGATTTTTAATGCTTGCTGCCCATAATATATTGAAACCTTCAGATGGTAAGCCAGTGGTTGTACCAACCCAGGATATGGTATTGGGCTCATACTATCTGACTGTAGAGAGAGAAGGGGCCAAGGGAGAAGGAAGATACTTTTCTTCACCGGATGAAGTAATAATGGCATATCAATTAAAACAAATTGATATAAATGCTAAAATAAAAGTAAAAATAACGAAAAATATAGAAGGAAAATATATAAGTGGTATAATTGATGCTACAGCAGGAAAAATAATATTTAATGAATGTGTACCACAAGATTTGGGTTTTATAGATAGGAGTAAGCCTGAAAATGAATTTAAGCTGGAGATTGACTTTCTTGTAGCTAAGAAAAACTTAGGTAAAATAATAAATAAATGTTATATGAAACATGGAGCTACAAAAACGTCTATAATGTTGGATAAAATAAAAGAAAGAGGATACCATTATTCCACTATAAGTGGAATAACAGTTTCTACTTCGGATATGGTAGTACCTGAAGCCAAGAAAAGACTTTTAAGTGAATCAGATGCAGCAGTTGATAAAATAGAAAAGATGTATAGAAGAGGATTTATATCGGAAGATGAAAGATATCAAAGGGTTATAGAAAGATGGACTAAAACTACAGAAGATGTGGCAGATGAGCTTATGAATAACCTGGATAAATTTAATCCTATATTTATGATGGCAGATTCAGGAGCCAGAGGCTCTAAAAGTCAAATTAAGCAGCTTGCAGGTATGAGAGGGCTTATGGCTAATCCGTCAGGAAAAATAATAGAACTTCCTATAAGGGCATCTTTTAGGGAAGGATTAGATGTACTAGAATATTTTATATCAACTCATGGAGCAAGAAAAGGAAATGCAGATACTGCCTTAAAAACTGCAGATTCAGGATATCTTACAAGAAGACTTGTTGATGTAAGTCAGGATGTTATAGTTAGGGAAGAGGATTGTGGCACCTATGAAGGATATGATGTTTCAGAAATAAAAGAAGGTAATGAAGTAATAGAGAGTTTGTCAGAAAGGCTTACGGGAAGGTATTCGGCAGAAGATATTATAAATCCTAATACTCACGAAATAATAGTAGAAAAAGATACTTATATGGATTCAAAATTAGCAGATAGGATAGAAGCTTCAGGAATTAAAAAGGTAAAGATAAGATCTGTCTTTACCTGTAAATCAAGACACGGAGTATGCTCAAAATGCTATGGAATGAATATGGCTACTGCCCAGAAAATTGATATAGGTGAATCAGTAGGCATAATAGCAGCTCAAAGTATAGGAGAGCCTGGTACGCAGCTTACCATGAGAACTTTCCATACCGGTGGAGTTGCAGGGTCAGATATAACTCAAGGTCTTCCAAGAGTCGAAGAATTATTTGAAGCTAGGAAGCCTAAAGGTCTTGCTATAGTAAGTGAAGTTTCAGGTACTGTAAAAATGGAAGAGACTAAGAAAAAAAGAAGTGTTTCTGTAATTACAGATAGTGGAGAAGAAGTAACTTATGATATACCGTTTGGGTCAAGAATCAAAGTGTCAAATGGGGATGTAATAAGTGCCGGTGATGAAGTAACAGAAGGGTCTGTAAATCCACATGATATCTTAAGAATAAAAGGTGTTCAGGGAGTTAAAAATTATCTTCTATCTGAAGTCCAGAAAGTTTATAGACTTCAGGGTGTTGATATAAATGATAAACATCTAGAAGTAGTAATAAGGCAAATGACAAGAAAAATTAAAATAGAAGAATCGGGAGATACAGAATTATTGCCGGGAACTATGATTGATATATTTGATTTTGAAGAAGAAAATGCGAGGGTAGAAGCTAGTGGGGGTAATACAGCTCAAGGCAGAGTAGCTTTGCTAGGAATAACTAAAGCAGCACTTGCCACTGAATCTTTCCTTTCTGCGGCATCTTTCCAGGAAACTACAAGAGTTCTTACAGATGCAGCTATAAAAGGAAAAGTAGATCCACTTT